The DNA segment TGAAAAGgttgtgttattattatttttaaattgtgctaattttattgatgtaaaatagagtaattattaaatagaattctaagttttttaattattacttaattaataatagtgttatataccaaataaattttaagttaactTTATAAGTAATATTCAATAGTTAGCATACTCAATTAAggaacattttaaaaaaattaccgataaaaaatgaatagaactctaaacataaaaaaaaatacatagcaaaaaattgtgataattataattataattataatttaatttacagttattagttaaaaaattgtatgtacaaaatatgataattataatttaatttacatttattaattaaaaatttttggcCTAAAGAAAtttgtgttaaattttttttttaaaatattgtgcTAATTTTTTTTGAtgtaaaataaagtaattacttAAATAGAATTCTAAACATTTTAATTATCGCTTAGCATTATATtccaaataaattttaagttagcTTCATAAATAACTTTCAATAGTTTGACATATTCAATCAAGTAATatctacaaaaaaaattaatggtaaaaaaatgaatagaactctaagtataaaacatagaaaaaaaattctaataattataattataatttaatttatagttATTAgttgaaaattactaaaaatgtgatagttataatttaatttacaattattagttaaaatttattGACCTAAAAAAAGTTAtggtaatatttttaaaagaattgtgttaattttattgatgtaaaatagaataattatttgaatagaattctaagaattttaattatcacttaattaatattagtatTATATACCAACTAAATGTTTAATTAGTCAATTGTTAGACATATTCAATTAAATAGCATCTAAAAGAATTatcgataaaaaataaatatttttagtattaataagttataattatataaaaaaggaataaaaaattaaaagaacgaTTCTTTAAGAGACAATATTTAATTATGTTCAAATAATAATGAGATGAGAAAGTGATCaaagattattttaattgatgGTAAGGTACtataaatcatattatttttaatttttttctataaaattatgTCGTGTGAAACAAACACTCTTAACATCaattttctaattattattattaaatatgtttattaatttaatttatttatttatttaatttaaatatcattCTTATTTATCTTGAATTGTTATTATAATTGATGCATGTTCTttcgtgttttttttaaatattttttaaattaatattaccatttacattttttatataaaaaattattaataataagtaACCATAATTAAAATATCgtatttaaaaaactaattaaaaattaaatccacCAAATTACGTGGAACACATTTTACATGgtagtttatttgaaattttttttctacaTCTTCTATTATCAACTTCCTCCTGCCATCGTCTCTCTTCTGTCTCGTCCCTGcaataagtgtttttttttttcttctcttttcatcAGAGTTCTCAACCACTGCCTTGCCCGCTGTTTCTTTTCCGGATCTGACTCGTATTCCGTGTTGGATCGTGTTGACACGGGTACTGCACCCCAAATTGCCGAGTCCGGGTAACGAAGGCTGTGGTTGCCGATGTTTGGCGCTTTCGATGGTTACTTGTCGGCCCTTTCACTCTTGCAGGTCTGGAGTTTGACCAATTCGCTGTCTTTTTGTGGTGAAATtggatttgatattttttaattgtGTTTGTGGTGGTTGATATGATTTCACTATCATTTTATACAAACTATTGAGATTCTTGTTACTTTTATTGGAAAATGAGTGCTTCTGGTGCCAAAAGCTGATAGAACTCACAAAAAAGTCGAATCTTGATTGGCTTTTGGGAAAAAATGAGCTGTGGTTCCGTTTATGTTTTggcaatttaaagttgtttttaagGACTATATTAGTCTTTATGGAAAATTGGAAGCATGAGTTCTGTTAAGATGCAAAAGCTAATAACATTTGTGAAGAATTAAGTCAATATCATAAATGCATGATTACGCTTTTCATGGAACAAAATTTTCTGTATTGGCAAAATACCGTTTAGTGTTATTTTGGCTTCTTACATTTGCATCCTGAAACAAAAAATGCAAACTGAATGAGTTCATAAAACTATCCTTGAATACAAATGAAAAATCATAGGCATGCCAACTTGAATTctaatatttaacatatttgggTATTCGATggatattgttattttatttggaTGTGAAGTTGGATGATAATGTTTTGGAAATTATTAGATAATATACgaatttaaatatcatataaatttCTCAAATTCGATTCAAATACCTTAAAAATACTAACTATCCGATGAGTTGTTGTCCATATTCCTCTAAGAAACTTCATTTCTTCTTTCATTGTTGGTCTCTTATTTTATCAAGAATAGATGGCCTAATTAGCCCTTTGGCGGCATCAACAATTAAGTACATGTGGGAAGAAGTAGCCACTCTTTGACCAatttttgttttctctctctcaGACTTGAGTTTAGGACCAAAATGGAAGGTCAGTCGCTGCTTATGAGAACACCTCGTGCCTTCTCTATTACCTCTGTCAAATCAAACCCTTCATCACCGAACTTCAACAATAACCAACCTTTATCCCGGGAGGTAATGCCGAGTTCTGCCCTCCTCATTCTCAAGAGTTTCTGTTCTTTTAACTTCCATTCAATTGATTTTATCTCTTTGCTCGGTTTACTTGGTTGTGGGATTTATCTTGAAGATCATTTGGCGATGGAAGAGGGAAGGACGTATCCTTAGGAGGGACAACTTGGTAGATTGTGCTTCATTGGTTCAAACCTTAGCTAGAAAAAGGATGCCTCACATTGCTCATCAGCTTTTACTTGAGTTAAATTCTCAAGGTTTGATACCCAACACTGCTACCCTTTCTGCTCTCATGCTTTGTTATGCAGATAATGGACTTTTTACCCAGGCTGAGGCAATATGGGAGGAAATGCTAAATACATCATCTTTTATGCCTGCTATTCCTCtggtttcaaaatttttgaatgctTACGGAAATATGGGGCAATTTCACCGAGTACAGAAAATTTTGGATCACGTAATTCTGCACAGGTTTAACTTGTTACCCCAAGTGTACCCAGTGGCTATCTCTTGCTTTGGAAAGCATGGGCAGCTTGATTTAATGGAGAATACATTGAAGGAGATGGTTTCAAAGGGTTTGTCCATAGATTCTGCCACTGGAAATGCTTTTGTTAGATATTATAGCATTTTTGGTTCCTTAACTGAGATGGAGTCTGCTTATGCTCGCTTTAAAAGGTCCAGACATCTGATAGATGAAGAAGGAATCAGAGCAATGTCATTTGCCTACATCAAGGAGGGTAAGTTCTACAAGTTGGGTGAATTTTTAACTGACGTGGGTCTTGGGAGGACAGATTTAGGCAATCTCTTATGGAATCTCTTGCTATTATCTTATGCTGCCAATTTCAAGATGAAAACCATGCAGAGACAATTTCTGAAAATGCTGAATTCTGGTTTCCTTCCTGATTTGACTACTTTCAATATAAGAGCATTAGCCTTCTCAAGAATGTCTATGTTCTGGGATCTCCATCTCAGCCTTGAACACATGAAACACGAAAGCATTGTTCCCGATTTGGCAACTTATGGATGTGTAGTAGATGCATACTTGGACAGAAGGCTTGGAAGAAATTTAGAtttcattttgagcaatatgAATGCTGATGAATCTCCAATAATACTAACAGATCCACTTGTGTTTGAGGCTTTGGGTAAAGGGGATTTCCAGTCAAGTTCAGAAGCCTTTATGGAGTTAAAGAGTCAAAAGAAATGGACTTATAGGCAGCTAATTGCAGTTTATCTCAAAAAACAGTTCCGAAGGAATCAAATCTTTTGGAATTACTAAATAGTGGTATGCAATTTGTGTTCGGATATGATTCCTCTGGTGGTTGGATAACATTATGTTATTTTGATTCTTAAAGTTTCACTACCTTGGTATTCGAGGAAAATTGTATGGCTTGAACCTAAGGTGTCTCTCCTAGTCCTCAATCCCGCATAGCTGGTGAGCTTAGCTAAGTGGCATTGACTACATCTTGCTATGCTATTTGTTTCATGTCTGAATATGTTTTGGATTTAGATACAAACATGGATGCTTTAAGTAAAATGACAAGATAGAGCGTAATAGCCTTAGACCTGGTTGGCTTGATCAAGTTATAATCATTAATtagtaacatatttttatttaattttaattctaaaatatcaTTTAGAAAATAATATGATGACTATGAGAGGAGGAAAACGCAGATGTTCAACTGGTGAAGTCCTCTTCTAGAGCCAACCTTGCTTAAATGGCCAAGAGGCAGtgagtttcctttttttttcatgcCTGGTTATTTCTCTCCCAAGTTTCAAACATTTATGTATCAGAATGGCATGTTTTTAGTGTTTCACATTATCAAGTATAACTATTTCACAATTAAAACTCTTGTGCTCCATACTTCTGCTGCCTTTCTCTAATAATTAAGGGGACACCTGCTAGAACATGTTAAACTTATGCTTCTTTTCAGGAACATTTTTTCACTGTTCTCAGAGAGTCAGATGAGTTGATATGAATCCTCAAGGAGATCGTTACTTCACAAGTCTACATGAGAAGGGTAGGCATCTGAGCAgatttttttggttatttatttacttatttttacttttctttgtaGATGGTGgatttataattatacatttaattttttacatgCTTCGCATTCTGAACTTATTTTATGTGTCTAGCAAAATATATAGGTTACGCATTAAACTCTGGAGTGAGCATTAGCTGAAAAGTTTGCCATTACCAATAAATGTTTATGAGATTCCTTGGGGTTCATGTACTAACTGCTATAGCTCAGTGGTTCATTTATGCATTTCAATATTGCAAAACATGATTTGATGGTATACTGGCTTCTAGTTGTACTAATGTAAATACAGTTGTTGGTAAGCTTCACTGAAAGCCAGAATATTTCCTTACCGACAACCTTTTTTTGTGTGGGGTGGCAAAAATGTTTGTTGGTGAACTTGTTGAGACAGGTATATGCACTTTTCTCCTATTATAGATGTGTTTAGATTTTGTTTCCAGACACACAAATCGCTTCAATTGAAACAGAAAAGAAGAAAGATATGAAAGATTGCAAATAGAAGAATACTTGTAGATGTAGCATTTTAAAGATTAATTGATCAATTACATTCTCCagaaaaaaggaaacaaaagcTATGAACCAGTCCGTGTCTTGGTGCTAAAAAGATGATCAATCAGTTAAACGAGCACGTTATCTGTTGGTTATTTTGGCGGCTTGCAGCTAGGATAGTTATGAGAGAGAAAAGATTCTGGGCCAGTCAGGCTTTGCAATATCAGAGAAGGTTATAGAATGACAAAGTTCCTAAGAGGCCTATCTGAAGGTTCCTTCACTAAGTGCACATATATATTTGGTGTTTTACTAATTACAAGGTTTGCATATCTGACGACACTCATTTCTTTTCAGCCTTGTGCTACCTTTCATCCCCATTTCTTTCCAGTGTAGAGGTAGTTAGATGCATGTAGGACATAAAACCAGTTGCAAGTGGATagaattgaagtgtgaaaatatATTATTCGTGTAATGACTAATGAGGATGTCGATTTCTGCTCATCTGCATAACCTTAATTAGAATAGACACTTGTGAAAAGTGCGAGTGGATTTTCGTAGAGATGAGGTATTAGTTAACTTGGGATGTTGGAAATTTGTCAGGCTAGCACTGGCCGTTGGAGCACTATTCTATATTATTCTAGAGATTATGGCCTATAATGTGTGGAAAGTTTGACAAGACTCAGAAAGGCATATTAGGTTGCTACATGATATGGATTGGGCCCATAGCCGCATCAAGATTAGATTGCTACAATAAGCATGAATTTTCATATCCCGGAACTTTCACTTTATCAACCCGAGACTGGGATAAGCATGGAATTCCGTAGCCTCATTTCTTTTTGCAGGTGTTTGTAGTCTGGTTTAAGTCCCTTTTAGCGCTCCTTAGTGAAAGCTAGTTATCTTCTGTacagtataataataaaatagaataaaccAATGCTTGTTAGATTAAGTGGGGGAAGACCCTTTTGTCCCGTAAGCAAGGTCTCTGGTCTGAGTTTTGTGGATGGATAAAATCGTGCTAGGATTGATTTTCCCATTAAGGGGTTGGACACAGCTCAACGTTGGGTATAGTCCAGGTCCAATGTGGTTACCTGATACaagaccaaaaaataataaaatagaatatgATCTGTTGCCTGATATAGTTTTTGTTGCATACTCGGTACACGTCACAGATTTTCATTGTGATGATGCGTTGATGTCGAAAATTTTTGCCCTAATGACTACCCCCTCCCCCCCTCCTTATATATGTAGTGCTGTAAATATTGGGGAGGATTGGTGGCTGAACTGAGAACTTGTGATCCATTTGGTTCAAAATGTACATTTGAATCGAGAATCCTTCCAACTGGTTAAGAAGGGGAAATTcgattttaaacttatttttaatttctttttctaaatgtTATTGTATGTGATGAGATTTAGAAATTTAAATCTTTGAATATatattgaactaatttttttacCCGTGAATGTCTTTTATATAAATGTAAATATTTAAGTATTAATTAGATTAACTAAAAAgtgatataaatttaaatacatttgGGAATTCGAATAAAAACAACCATTTGGTTTCTATCAGAATTATTACAACTGTTAAGTATGAATTTGTGTGAATTTAATCAttcaatatctaaaaattaatttaaaacaattagtGGTTTAAAAAGGTGAAATGCTGAGAAATTTAAAGCAAAGGGACAAAGTAGAATTTATTGAATATATTAGTATAATTAAAATGGAGTGGCTGATAAATTGGTGAATTATAATGTATTAAAATTAGCGTATACATCAAAAAGAAAAGCTGTTGAGCAAAacaataaggaaaaaaaaagggcattacaccaaaaattaaaaataatatatttaaattatttaggtAGTGTTTGGAAAGTTATCTAGTAATTAGATTTGGGTCTAATTGCTTGTAATTATACAAGGTGACATGTTTGGGTAAGCATTGTAATTGGTAGGTCTAGTTGATTTTGGTGTAATTGAATCTAGTTATACTTGCCAATTTTTAGGAGGACGGTGAAAATTGGAGTAATTATACAGGTAATTACACTCaagtttaattttatataattatttttataaaagtttgagttataaatttttatattataagcatgaacacGTATGGGTGTTAAAGATTGTAAAGACCAaagatttattatattataaatcctaaaacATTACATATCCCTTCACCCTTGAGACACGTGTCGGTAGACCAAGGAGGGTTGACCTCCCATTGGTCGCGCCTAAAAAAATGCTTATCTAAACTTCCCGCCTTGAAACGGAAGGCATTAACCTTTCATACTTTCAGCCATCCACTACAATAAGAAGGCTtcttatgtaacaccctaaactcggcctagatgttatggctgaatccgAAAGTGTCACATGAAATAGGTTGAAAAACCATTGTCGTTAAGTTAAAACCTTTCCAGTTCATTAGCCTTTATTgctattattaatttcaaaactttctttcttttaatcATTTAGAGAAAAAACATATTTGTAGTGGAAGTTTGCAAAATCGTTGTGTCCAGAAAATTCGTTCAATATTTTAGAAAACCATTACTTTTGTAAACCATCATAGTTATAAATAAGTAAAAACCAAAAACCCCAAACCAACGTCAAACAGTTTAAAAGAGTCTAGAGTCCCAGATATTACAAACTCAATGCCAAAACTTAAAATAGGTGGTCatcgtcgagtcctccgctgcaccgatccgcctaagattGTGGGTTACATGTATAGACAAACAGAAAAGGAGCGAGTTTAcgtaactcagtgtgtaacccatcAGAGTTAAGCATGTACACATACAAAATATCACAAATCAGACAGATTCATATTCGGGCTTGGGCCCATGTCAGATATAGATACAGATTCAGGTCTGAGCCCATTTCAAATGCAGACACAGTTACAGATATGCAAATCAAATATCAGAATCCCACCccccatcctttacacaccatctctgaccatccttacacaccatgtggggtttaaaacacccacccagccttACACACAACGCTGTACCGATGCGGCACATATCAGATATGATGCAGCTGTGCTACTAGATATTAGGCATAATCTGCCTtttagaacacttcctccaatatacatCTCCCACCCCAATCACAGTAATAGAACATGCATACAAAATTAATAGAtaaatcatgcttaacatgctttcATAAACAGATAACAGATAAACAAAAATAGGCATGCTCATAACCATATTTCAGTCTAACTAATCGTTTGGTTATAGGGTTAGACAGCatttaccgaccctacagtaggcccacagtcgattagGATGACCCGTGTGACCCTACAGAAAATTTCAGTacaatgggctcacacgcctgtgtgggttacccgtgtgggcccacacataCAGATTGGCCCTACCCGTGTGAATCACACGGCTTGGCCCATTTATCACAcacccgtatgggcccacacaccTAATCTGGCctagcctgtgtggctcacacggccataCTCTGGCCATCATACGACTGTGTCTTACGCACGGCCTGGCCTTTAtcgatcacacggccgtgtcatcgCACACGGCTTACAACACAGCttaccacatgaccgtgtggcgtcgacagtgggGTTTTTTTAGCTTTCACTGAACTTCGTTTTTCtacatttcgggtacacacctgataTCGTTTCGCTGCAAAACAATCCTGAGCCTTCCAAAAGCCTAAAAACAGAGTACCCATCAACGATTTAGCTGATTTACTAACAAATTTGATACAAAGGAAACAATACGAAACTCACCTACCGCCAATGACTATCACTGCTAACACATTCTAAACTGTCGGAGCTCTAACTGATGGTCCCCCGTCAATTCCTACACATAACGATCTTATTGaattactattctttcaaaaaaaCCCTATTAAGATAAACTCCACTGTTCGAATACAATTCAACCAAACCGAAACCTCACTTACCAAGACGCATGACGACCACGGAACAAGGCACCACGAAATTAccatggaaaaaagaaagaattgaacGATGAAAGGGAAAGAGGAAATGAGGAGAAAAGAAACGCAGAGAAAacaaatgtaacatctcgaattaaggcctagccggaacagtggtttcgagaccacaaatccaaattaaaataattattataaggtctatgatatgtttatatgattgtgtaaaattttcatgaagaaattatatgtgagaaatgtttaatttggctttaaggactaaattgcgtaaagtgggAAAATTgcattctaatagctaaaagtattaaatagctatagaatttttagtGGAAGCCATTATGTAGAAATTAGCCCATTAATAAGTCAGTGGAAGATATTTGTTTGGTATTATTGAAATTAGTTAgaaattaaaagggtaaattggtaattgagttaaaaaggtataataagacaaaaatgcaaaagttaTCATCTTTATGTTTCTTTCTTCCACCGAAATGAAGAAAAATGGGCAGCCATGGATGACcatgatattcggccaagcttcTATGGCTCATCTAGGTacggtttttgtcccgtttttaattatttttatgttttcggagtCGTGGTAACTCGATTTAGCTATCTCGTATCTtcgttttcaaaactgttaaagtttgtgAATTTTGTCATtgttgataaaatgtgtattttgataattgatgatagaaaatgcatccttattgttagataaacaacatttgtaaagtgatttttgataaaaatgtcgattaaggactaagttgagaaatgtgttaaattgtgtgataaaagtgtgaatatgtggaatatgtgggctgctataagatAAATAtccggctaggcttgggttgggataaaattgaatgaattttatttttcgagcctagggactaatttgaaaataagtaaaagtttaggggaaaaattataaattttccaaagtatgatttttgggtcaatttgaatattttgagtaataaataagctatatttgaaatgttagatcaagaaaatcgagattcaggcttaaatcgagaaagtacatggttaaggacaaaaagggaataattagtcgtttttgcattcgaggtaagttcgtgtgataataataatacaatgtcttatttgaattgaaatgcctaattattattatataatttgtatgaTTTGTTACGAATATACTAGACGAATAATCGACAAACGAGTCGTATGATAAAATTGGTAAGACAATAATGTTATTGTGATTTGTGATTGAAATCTGAACTGATATGATAATTCAGATgcgttgaattatatgtttgtggCACTATGTACGTGATTGTGTTATGCTTCACGAAATTATATTGTATGCTATGTATATGCAATGACCTAAAACATATGTTTATGATGTTTGATAACATTGTAATGAATGGTAACTTGGTGTTAAAGAGTGATATTACACGAAATATGCATGACGAGATTTGAAGTGGTAAAACTCTCggttgaaccgtaggaatagatCGCATATCCATGCCATGATACTAGGGTTAtgtatgagccagtgtaagaccatatttggaacatggcattggcattgttatgtgagccagtgtaagaccatgtctgggacatggcatcggcctcaatatgtgagccagtgtaagaccatgtttggaacatggcatcggcattgttatgtgagccagtgtaagaccatgtctgggacatggcatcggcactgctgtatgagagccagtgtaagacaatgttcgggacatggcatcggtattttacccttttgtatgaggcttatcgggtatcctttagtattccaactgGTTCAACAAGTGATTTAAAGATTGTATcatgattgagaaaagttatgattatgttgCAAGTGGTATAGGAATGTgtgcaaaactcatgagaaatgatttcagtttatgatgcacctttggtaaggatgcaaataagtaagtcatgcccatgagaatgattttgtgatgaccttgtgattatgggtctatgcttataatgtataaatgtgtatttttaccatgatggttgaaatgatttgtaaaggtgttataaacttagttatcattattttacactaaaatagttttggacagcagcagtagtctgactttaaaaatccaccaaaaattatggaaattgagttagatgttgaataaaatatgaaattaaagcttatcgagtccagtttcacatagaagaaacggtgtaagcaaaagaatttcatgttatgagatatttggatttttgtgagatagggttagagtgatttcgggttcccttgtcttaactttggaaaataattaaaaattgtatgaaaataattatgggttagaattcatatgagtctattttcaatagaaacaatcaagaacatcatccgaatctcgtactgtgagataattaatttttagtaaagaacggtcgaagctgtcaaacaagaacatcatccgaatcccgtactgtgagataattaatttttagtaaagaaggtcgaagttgtcaaacaacagaacaggggtaactttgaagaataaactgtacttattggttaatccataaattctaaaaattttatggtagacatatatatgagtctagtttcaaattcttttaatagatcttaatttagaattttgtagCTCAAATTATCAGTAATTTAGTGATTATAAATCACGTAGATAGCTTGGTTGGAATATgaataaatagtggaattatgtgcaattatgattgtgttaCCTTAACATGTTGTAAGAATATGGTAAAAATATGTCAATAAatctcttattattttcatatggacttactaagctatatagcttaccccttccTTTTTCCTCATTTTATAGGGTCACTAAGCTAGCTCTGGTTGGAGATCATtagagattctatcacactatccagctattgaagggtataaatgatttcaagtactttaagtttatggcatgtatagggacttagtcaattggctatgtgtcatttgatttggccaaatgtattggatCATAATGGGAATATGatccattttgtatatggccatgtgatgtggctcatattggttattgggttgtaaacctatccatatatgcatgcatgtgctaaaggTTTCATATGGTGTGGTCATGTGTGTTTggtatggatgaattgtgaatgtgCCCTAGATTACTTGATGATTTTAAAGTGACTAAATTAGCTTATGGATAGACCTTAGCATAAGTATGAAGTGTAAGAATGTGTTAACGATAATCATGGCATGAAGTTGATAAGTTTAAACTAGGAAAAGTACGGTGCCTTTTGcatgaataaattgatatgaaattgcgACGAAAAGTGCCATTGAAGTTATGTTTAAGTGCTAATGAGGgtgccaaatggcttggtaaatagccgtTTTCTGga comes from the Gossypium hirsutum isolate 1008001.06 chromosome A06, Gossypium_hirsutum_v2.1, whole genome shotgun sequence genome and includes:
- the LOC107961707 gene encoding pentatricopeptide repeat-containing protein At3g42630; this translates as MVTCRPFHSCRLEFRTKMEGQSLLMRTPRAFSITSVKSNPSSPNFNNNQPLSREIIWRWKREGRILRRDNLVDCASLVQTLARKRMPHIAHQLLLELNSQGLIPNTATLSALMLCYADNGLFTQAEAIWEEMLNTSSFMPAIPLVSKFLNAYGNMGQFHRVQKILDHVILHRFNLLPQVYPVAISCFGKHGQLDLMENTLKEMVSKGLSIDSATGNAFVRYYSIFGSLTEMESAYARFKRSRHLIDEEGIRAMSFAYIKEGKFYKLGEFLTDVGLGRTDLGNLLWNLLLLSYAANFKMKTMQRQFLKMLNSGFLPDLTTFNIRALAFSRMSMFWDLHLSLEHMKHESIVPDLATYGCVVDAYLDRRLGRNLDFILSNMNADESPIILTDPLVFEALGKGDFQSSSEAFMELKSQKKWTYRQLIAVYLKKQFRRNQIFWNY